gttaccTTTAAAACCTTCAAGGTTTATGTTCCGAAAGCAATGAAGAAAAGAGTTTATATAGTTGTTGTTATATTCAACaccttcaacaacaacaaacaaaattggtacTACATGCCTTCAACGGTCCATAAGATATTAATGCATGGAACCGAGATTGTAGAAACAGCAGTATGGCCAATAGGAATGCTCTCGGAGGAGGTCTAAGAAAGTAGAAACAAAGACTATAAAAACTACCGCCTCCATTTTACAAGAAGTTCCCGTAAGTCCAAGAACGAAAATGTATTACATAAGCTTCTAGAGTCTTGAGATCCCTACACAAGGGCGGACCCAGACTTTTCAACAGGGGGGTGGGGGGTTTGACACACttgatgagtttttactcaccgcttaaaaaatttcttttaagttttgtaaacaacattaataattgctaaaatgacaactttagttatcaaattatttagaacactattcaagattccaacagttttctaaatatgccatatttaagagctaaaatagaAAAGCtcagagggtttttggtgcatttcgtgcagaaatgtaggaaattgttttgaaacgttgcttttttccaaagcaaaacacacttttcttgttttcatttcataaaattcCAGTTTTTTCGAAcccaatttccgggagtctcttattactatcgtgatcaatctgcttactcgtatttggatcttataaaggcgtcaacaaaacttaaacattttagagacaaaaaggtttggttcttgaatttaaggaaatagttgcatCTTgcatttaagaacataatttctctaaacaaattaaatttaaacaaagtaaggtaagtaaacaaataagttgggaagaaaagttttgtagtaccTACTCACAAATTagacgtttcaaagcttttatatcaatagatatgaaacgtttattatgtttttcacttagccattaatttaacaaaagtgtcacttaattttttgggacatttgtatttttgaaattcgtgtttaaatctcaattCTAGAGCCTCCAAAGCAAATTCCCTGCTaaagaagatttatttaattttttaagatcttttgtattcaacagaaaaccgattttgaaagaaatgaaatgcacgacttTGTCGCAAGAACTTGAAAATTTCTTACAAGAAGTCCAAAATAAgttgttctcaaaaatttaaatgccattttatttatcaaataatctagattaaccttttttttgaaaatcattttaaatgttgtcttaaaaatatttttggtataagcactaaataaagagcttataaatatatgaacattttacatttaaatttcgtaaaaaaatgttgttccctttctgagatatcgagttttgtaaacaaaattagtattttattaaaaaaaaaaaaaatacatttctgatcataaaaaatcatcatcaatttgatcattgacaagagcttgcacagaaagagaagaattttgaaattgttccataagttcttgagaaaacttaaaaacaaaataaagattattttgaggtgtacccttctggagcaatacaaaaatatgtttttcttgtagaaagaagccaaattaagcacacaaaattaagagaaaggcttagaaaaatcaaatgtttgaaCCGAAAAAATTGTGTGGGGACTGCAGTTATTGCTCGTattgatgaaatgaaaaaacgccttacactaatcggctgaaaatcttaatttcaatcagcacaattgtttggactgtaggatataatatttgctttttttctaagaaacaatttttatgaaaataattaaaagcatgactaaagttttttcaagttctaaattgagcgaaaatcaaaacTTGAGTTGTTTCTGACagaaaaccactttttggtgaatgtcgttaaattactaataaatctttaaatgaaatatttacttatcCAACTTAACTGTTTAAgcttttggctcatatgacccgcCCCTgtatcgtcaattggtcaaaagttgatgaatttgtgctgtgtttttgaaaCAGGTCTGAATATCCGATTTATATTATGATCATGGcccaatcttcagtcaaaagtagtacttttagcaacaaagtttaaggaagtaaaatccAAATGTagttttcatattcaaaaaataaatagttcaaaatataatgggggtcatatcgattaacgcaatacgattagttttgaattgaagggaattcctacgaaaaagcaaaaaaataactcccagggggggtcatgaACCCTACGAcccccctggatccgccattgcccCCACATAATGTACATTAGACCTGAAACCAATAAATAACACCTTCCTTTCAGTGACGAAGCACTCCAGTTGATAATGTGAGCCAATAATTGTTTCCTTTGTTATGGCCTTTTCAGATCAAtcttaagaaatattagttatttttatttgatctcTCAGTTTTTCGAAtgaatctaaaaaattaaaattatatatgacAAACTTagcttatatataaaaaaaataaaaagtattattgaattaaagtaaatttaaaacatcattcctgaaaatttcaaacaaatcggTTCATTGGTTTAGTTTTTAtggacttttttccgctctcccatacaagtTGCCCCACTGTGCGTCGTATTTTCCATTTTACTATCAtttattttatcagattttgACGAACTTTTATCcctaaaaatgaatgaataggGCTTTATATGCCTCatataaacctttaaaaaaatacactttttctGTACAGCTATTTTTTGTATccttatgtttgtttatttttcgaaaatttgtttcctcttttattttatttaaagttcacACTACCTTACCATTCGAAACATACACTATTGATCTACCTGtcataataaaacacaaatcgtTTCAATtcgaaatgttatttttaaacacttcTTAGTTAATACTTAATCAAAATGGTAAGAAACTTGATACCATAAAAACGATTCAAATGTAGAACGCtgtaatattttgtatgggATTTTTAGAAGTTCAACATTTATTAAGCTTTAtgaagggtgtcccaaaattaatgcaagatttgaatttgccgccatttgtgcagtgaagtgttggcaaccctgaaaaaaaagcaatttgacagctaacagtatagggttattaaaaatggagcgttaccacgatagaacaacgtgtcttcattattaaagaatatttaaaaaaaagtgaaagcttggcggctgcagttcgaaaatttcatacaaaatatggtcggaatagtgttttaacttcgtcaactgtgaagagattaattgaaaaattcatggagactggatccgttgaaAGCGCCAAacacaagccgttcaaatgtgaatgtcgaagcagtgcgtgagagtgttgctgacaagccaggaacctcaattcgacgtcgtggacaagaattgcaaatttcaagaacctctctacagagTTTACTCACCAatgatctgtgtcttcatgcttacaaaattcaattaacacaacaattgaagccttatgaccatggacagagaagagaattcgttgaatggattattgaacatcaacaaatggaccctaatttttcgaccaaaatcatcctaagcgatgaagcacattttcatcttgatggctttgtcaatcgctaAAATTGCcgtatttggggttcggagaacccacatgtgattgtcgaaaaacaaatgcatccacaacgcgtgactgtatggtgtggattttgggctggaggcataattgggccatatttttttgaaaatgatgctggtcaagcagtgactgttactggtgctggatatcgcgacatgattacacagttctttctgccgaaattggatgatattgatgtgtccaatatgtggtttcaacaagatggtgccacatgtcatacagcccgtgaaacaattcaattactacatgagacatttccaggtcgtgtatcTACTCCGTCGTGTACTCttccgtggaggccatttgtcggatgtgttattccatacataaccctatccgaTGTACTTTaggagtcaataaaaatataactaccaaaagactaaaaacggcgttttctatttaattcaaatcttgcgttaattttgggacaccctttacttccaatcataatcaattttacttgaattcacattttaaatttttgcacaaACGGCGGTGAATTTTCTTATGTGTAGAAAAGCGTTTAAATCATACCATCCcccaaaaaagaaaatccttCCAACCTTCTAAATACAGACCAATCAGTATCTCATTTTGTCGTTTTCATGTAaggtatttgaaaaataaaggtaCATGACCAAATCCAACTTTATTTGAATGAACACAACTGACTCACAAAATGCCAATCTGGATTTCGCATAAGGCACAGTTGTGAATTAGCAACCATATCCGCTTACCCTTGGCTCCGGCCACTTTGaagttgtgtttattttataaagcctTCGACTTCATTGATGACTTAATCCTACTTTCCAAACTGatgagaaatttaaatttttctacctTATCACCTAGGCTTTTGTGCAACATCCTCATAGAAAGAGTTCAGCGAATAAAAACTGCGAAGTTGGTATTTTTAATCCCCTTATTTCCAGTTTCGGAATTCCTCAAGGCTCGGTCCTAAGAcctcttttattttagttatttataaatgtCCTTCCCGATGTCATTTCTAAATGCAAAGTTAATTTGTATGCCGATAATTTAAGACTATACAGTTTTAGAATAATTGATTTAGGAGGGCTGATGCATATAGCTACGTTGGtcaaatatgaacaaaattaaactcaatcCTATGAAGACTGTCGCTGGAAAGCTATTCCATAGACACCATTCGAAATATTCATTCTTCGATATATCCAATTCTGGAAACTTAGTTGCTCTTAACGATAGTGTCCACTTTATTTACTGATGTATTTCAATGTGTACCATTGAATCACATTTAAGACACATTCTCTTTGGAATGAATCTTGATGTTTACCTAAAGTTTAGTTAAAGACTCCTATTATCATCCACAATATATGTGTCCTAGTTACCTAACGAAAAGTTCTTAATTTTAGGCAACgtcctagtcactgataaagcttcggttcacATCggtcaccgaaatcaagcatcagtgagcgtggttagtagacaaattggggaccgtctcgaaacctaccgcgtgctgttgtcatgtgttctttctgtctgttattctttctcttctgtccttctatCTTGTGTTGTGTtgtcaccttacatagtctagttcTCAAgatgctgtgttctctactctgtacatttatgtgctgagtagtgtttAATGTAATGTAATTCTTAATTTTGCCCATTTACCGAAAAGGGTTTTACCGCGTTTTCACACAACATCGTTGAACGTTTATTTTACATatctgtaattatttttttacatctCTGTAATCATTCGTCTGTGGAATTCATGTCCAGTCTTggtaaatataaaacttttcaaaataaatgaaatgaaataaacttcgcgaaaagatttttttttctaaaagtgcAATGTTCTGGcctagagaaccagggcctagttacttacaactctcaaccattcctatgtgcgtgTAAttggatggaggggacctacagtttatatgccgaatccaaacagctaatttgagaaagcacttttcatgacaagaattactcttggagaatttgtcaattcctcacaagaggcagtacccgtcaaAAAAGTTTGGtatcacaggcagggatcgaacccaagttCCCTGCATGAGAGTATAACGCACTTACCACAATCAGTTGGAACTAAGAGCggtaaattacattttaaagtcaTTGGAATTTCGTATATCGACTGTGATTGTTACCTGAAGTTTAGATTTTAAGGGATACTTTGATGTTCTATAAGATAGGAGTATTCTTTCAGCTAATATTTGATCTTTAAAAGGGCTAAAGGACTCATATGATTGACGCAAAGTGATTTGAAGACGCCGCGCCGTGGATCACTTCTCACACCAACGCCGACTTCTGATGGAATCGAAATATCGACGAGCTGGTccactttaaaatgtttatggTTTGTTGAGACTCGAAAGAATTTGCTAATCCCAGTGATTGTGTAACTTTCATTCCTTTCGCCAAATGTTCAAAGCcagtaatggctgaaacacaaacacgcttgagcttcgtctgcgttacgttgggcctgcttcgaaggtgctttgaatgacacttccaatatggcACTTCtatcattagcagctgttattttttctcaaaataaaaaaatataagttttaaaatcgaaaattaaaatttatcgcgggagtagcttacacagcctataataaccaatgggaatccctccaaaagcaaatgtaatttgtgtgttgacttttttagagctgttgagctgtcagacaaagcaaatgttcggCTAATTTGAACTGGAGCTTCCGTTTGGAATCACATTAAGTAACATttcgttatttccttacgattgtcaaatgaaacgtgaggtgaGAGGCTATGGCTTAACTCgtatttttcttctcttttattACTTTTCTCCATTTAGAGGTAGAGGGGTCCTTAAGGTGGACTGAAACTATTTAGCTCCGTTCTTACAATTTCGGAAAAGGATAAATTCCTTTCTTCGGGATTTTCGAAAATCCTTGGGCAAATGTCATACTGGTCTTGAGGTAATCAAgcctttgaaacaaaatttgatttgcaATTACTTTATTTACCCTTTTTAACTTAATCTTATATGTTGctttttacaaatatattttatttttatgttagtTAAATTATAAGTTTGTTTCGATTGAAGTGGAACTCCGTTTAAAATAACTATTCGTTGAAAAAACAGGCCAACTTCATATTATGTATTCTTCGTTTTCAATATCTCAGAATATCGTAGACAATTCTTTTGTACGATGGGTGAATCTTTACTACGAATCTATTAAGGCGGGGCTTGTGATAAAGCTTCCCAAAAAAACAGACTTTTATCTCGAAAGCGGATAACcacaaaaagatttataaagaacaattaaacaatacaaatcaacaaaatacatatacaaatgttcataaacggtgattttttaagagcttgagaactttaaaaaaaaaacgcataaaatttgcaaaatctcatcgattctttatttgaaacgttagattggtgcatgacatttactttttaaatataatttcatttaaatgttgaccgcggctgcgtcttaggtggtccattcggaaagtccaattttgggtaactttttcgagcatttcggccggaatagcccgaatttcttcggaaatgttgtcttccaaagctggaatagttgctggcttatttgtgtagaccttagacttgacgtagccccacaaaaaaaaaatctaaaggcgtcaaatcgcatgatcttggtggccaacttaccggtccattccttgagatgaattgttctccgaagttttccctcaaaatggccatagaatcgcgagctgtgtggcatgtagcgccatcttgttgaaaccacatgtcaaccaagtttagttcttccatttttggcaacaaaaagtttgttagcattgaacgatagcgatcgccattcaccgtaacgttgcgtccaacagcatctttgaaaaaatacggtccaatgattccaccagcgtacaaaccacaccaaacagtgcatttttcgggatgcatgggaagttcttgaacggcttctggttgctcttcactccaaatgcggcaattttgcttatttacgtagccattcaaccagaaatgagctcatcgctgaacaaaatttgtcgataaaaaagcggattttctgccaacttttctagggcccattcactgaaaattcgacgttgtggcagatcgttcggctgtcaaatgtcaaagcatactgagcatctttctctttgacaacatgtctgaaatcccgcgtgatctgtcaaatactaatgcatgaaaatcctaacctcaaaaaaatcaccctttactttgTTGTTATCTGAATTTTAACAACTCTTGAACTAATATTTGATGCTTGGAAAGATGGGCCCATTTTTTGTGtctgaaaaattattgtttaaattaataaataaattaggtggcgcaacagaccTTATAGAGAATTTATCGTCGTCACTAataactctcaatcattcctgcaTGGAAGTAATgctgtcagagatggaggggacctgcgGTTTTAAGCCGAACGAAcggaacttttcatgacaagaataactcttggaagatttgtcaattcctcgcgagaggcagtacccatgaacaAAACTTTATACATGTTACAgacagagattgaacccaagacctggcatgacagtccaaaaaATATGTCATCTTAAAAACCAAAGTAAGGTATAGCAATTtcacaaaacaacatttgtaccTGTTATAGCCTTAATGATTATTAAAATGTGTTAGCTATTAGGTAGCACTTGTCTTTAGCAAGAAAAGTGATGTACTTATTTAATATGACGCAATATCCTCCTTCTGGCTTAGACATCCAACGTGGTAACATCATTGCGAAATAAAAGcaaccattttaaaatacaattgtaGACGTGTTCTTTTCTTTCACACCACGAGTACAACAATTTGGCGACGAGGATtcgaattgaaagaaaattgatacaaattttaatttcatcgaTTGAGTACATACATAATCATACATAATTACGAAATATGATTGGTGGTGGTGTTGCTGCGGGTGCTGCTGATGTTGCTGCGGGTGGTCTTTCTGCTGTTGCTGCACCTACGTACGTCGGCGGAGTGCCGCCTAATTTCTCCATAGAATTCTTTGACGAGACTAAAAGTAAATTCGAACGCTGGTTGCAACGTCTTGAAGGAGCGTTTACAATCTTCAATGTCAAAGATTCGGTGATGAGACTCAATTACTTGCTACATTATATTGGGCCAAATACTTTCGATTTACTTTGTGATGGAATCTCCCCAGCAGTACCTGAAACCAAGACCTACGACGAGTTAGTCAACGTGCTCAAGGAGCATTACAATCCGCAGCCTTTAGAAGTAGCGGAGTACTACAAATTTCACCATCGGGAGCAGTTGGAGGGAGAGTCCGTCCGTGAGTACGTAGCCTCGTTGCGTAAAATGGCCATACATTGTAATTTTGGTACTTATTTGACAATTGCACTGCGAAACCAACTTGTTTGTGGCATTCGAgacaaacgaataaaggacctATTGTTGGAAACAAAAGACCTAACGTTCGAGAGAGCGATCCAAATTGCTACGAGCCTAGAAATGTCACAACAAAATTCTACTCAATTAAACGAGACAGCAATTCATAAAAGTTCAGTACATTCAATTAACTTTCATAAAAAAGATCGGAATGCTAAGATCCAGAGCAACCAGACGACGAGGAACAACAACAATCAACACTCATCAGAGAAGTTACACgtgtcaaattttaataaaggcCAAagccaaaaacaaatacattgcTTCCGTTGCGACGGCCCCCACCTTGCGAACAATTGCTCTCACATAAATACTATTTGTAACTTCTGCAAGATTCGCGGTCATCTGTCAAAagtgtgttttaaaaaacaaaaaaagaataagaaaaacgGTACAGTTAACCACTTAGAAGATGATTGCGAATTGATCAGTGAAGAACCAATAGTTTATATTAACACAATATGTGAGAGTAAtgattgtacaaaaaaaatgtggatTAACGTgtacattgaaaataaattaattaaaatggaaattgaTAGTGGGGCCGGCGTATCGGTTATTAGTTATAATGAATTTTGTAAGAACTTTAGTGATATTCCGATTAAAAGTACTAACATTAAGttaaatacatataataatTCTTCTCTTAATGTTTTAGGTGTTGTTGAGGTTGTTGTTGCTCCGCAgaacttgaaaattgaaaagagtTTGCAGTTGTATGTTGTTGAGTCAAATAAAAACGCGCTATTTGGAAGAGAGTGGCTGTATGCATTTAATGGTTTACCATTGACGGAGATATTTCGTGAAGAACGcgatacaaaaaatgaaaattgttaccaggtaaatgaaaaaaatttgaatgttcaaaacaactCCAAAGTTTCATATTTACCACCGCAACtttcaatattaattcaaaaatacagTGCGATATTTGGCGAAGATGTAGGCGAAATTAAGGGACAGCCGGTTTCAATTGAATTAACGCCAAATTCGAAACCTGTGTTTGTTAAGCATAGACCGGTACCGTTCGCGCTTCGGGACTCCATCGcggaagaaataaataatttagttgCTCAGGGTATTCTTATTCGTGTTGACCACAGTGATTGGGCAACTCCAATCGTGCCGATAGTAAAGGCAAATGGAAAAATACGCCTCTGCggagattttaaaattactttaaacaaatatatgaTCGCGACTGAACATCCTCTCCCCACAATAGACGAGCTTTTTAATGCAATGAATGGCGGTGACAAATTTTCGAAGGTTGACCTTCGCCGTGCTTATTTACAGTGGAAGGTGAGGGAGGAGGATCAGGAAAAATTAACTTT
This window of the Eupeodes corollae chromosome 3, idEupCoro1.1, whole genome shotgun sequence genome carries:
- the LOC129949142 gene encoding uncharacterized protein LOC129949142; protein product: MIGGGVAAGAADVAAGGLSAVAAPTYVGGVPPNFSIEFFDETKSKFERWLQRLEGAFTIFNVKDSVMRLNYLLHYIGPNTFDLLCDGISPAVPETKTYDELVNVLKEHYNPQPLEVAEYYKFHHREQLEGESVREYVASLRKMAIHCNFGTYLTIALRNQLVCGIRDKRIKDLLLETKDLTFERAIQIATSLEMSQQNSTQLNETAIHKSSVHSINFHKKDRNAKIQSNQTTRNNNNQHSSEKLHVSNFNKGQSQKQIHCFRCDGPHLANNCSHINTICNFCKIRGHLSKVCFKKQKKNKKNGTVNHLEDDCELISEEPIVYINTICESNDCTKKMWINVYIENKLIKMEIDSGAGVSVISYNEFCKNFSDIPIKSVVEVVVAPQNLKIEKSLQLYVVESNKNALFGREWLYAFNGLPLTEIFREERDTKNENFSYLPPQLSILIQKYSAIFGEDVGEIKGQPVSIELTPNSKPVFVKHRPVPFALRDSIAEEINNLVAQGILIRVDHSDWATPIVPIVKANGKIRLCGDFKITLNKYMIATEHPLPTIDELFNAMNGGDKFSKVDLRRAYLQWKVREEDQEKLTLSTFLGLFKCTRLWYGLSCAPVKWQKKIEEILAGIEGVGVFIDDICITGPDNETHLARLETVFSRLFSFGLRVNSEKSHYFQDSIEYCGFKIDKDGIHKTASKTEAIVKAPCPTNVSEVRSLLGLVNYYGRFFHNLSEILEPLHALIRKNNKFKWTSECESAFKAIKKEIISDNFLVHYAKDKPLCLSTDASPVGVGAVLSHIYPDGTDRPIQFASQTLSISQRKWSQIDKEAYAIIYGLKKFYQFLFGRHFILFTDHKPLVQIFAADKSLPHMSATRMQHYAIYLQAFNYTIKYKRSEQNGNADAMSRLPISTNDSFKLEESDLFEINQIETLPITAKQIAEETSRDLLLKKKDNVQPFNEDISSRSFSKGERVAIRNYIGKEKWNFGEVNEKTGLLHYNIKLENGKDAFRHVDQIKNAGSQVVDGNPQFPSESSEEQQQLPVPAFVTDRPNPTESDNTLPYVEQQAETGGAIYEEQPDQTLPAVAQSSVTEHVLSLDPVPILTCSPGPPGFELQKNNFPPDHIRPLLKAGQRKKNITRMVRKTAILTDIPEKAAILEERNKVLAKKRTKNAAKKGPRKKQK